From a region of the Helianthus annuus cultivar XRQ/B chromosome 5, HanXRQr2.0-SUNRISE, whole genome shotgun sequence genome:
- the LOC110939654 gene encoding scopoletin 8-hydroxylase, with amino-acid sequence MAPNLNDDNSLFNFVVKEGNGVKGLVDLGLTEVPDRYIQPPHRRINKQEVAGSLEIVIIDLSELYGPNHEEVVKAIVHASETLGFFQVVNHGVPLEVLDSLKDTAHQFFGQPAEKKAVYLKEVSPSPLVKYGTSFVPENEKSLEWKDYLSMIYTNDADARESWPNDCKEVVLEYINTSTEMVQKVLKALIGNLGVKLDDSRLHELMGFNLVNINFYPACPNPDLTVGAGSHSDAGMLTVLLQDGIGGLYVKKGDQNASVGNEVWVEIPPMHGALVINVGDSLQILSNGRYISAEHRVRTTDVESRVSVPRFIAPLLTVKIGPFPELVARDGVARYKEVIYGEYLKNFFEKSLNGKKSLDFALLD; translated from the exons ATGGCTCCCAATTTAAATGATGATAACTCACTCTTTAACTTTGTCGTGAAAGAAGGCAATGGTGTCAAAGGTCTGGTGGACTTGGGCCTAACCGAGGTACCGGATCGATACATCCAGCCACCACACCGCCGAATCAACAAGCAAGAGGTTGCTGGTTCACTTGAAATCGTGATCATCGATCTTTCTGAGCTCTATGGTCCCAACCATGAAGAAGTGGTGAAGGCCATTGTCCATGCATCTGAAACTCTAGGGTTCTTCCAGGTGGTTAACCATGGTGTGCCGTTGGAAGTGTTGGACTCGCTTAAAGATACAGCGCACCAGTTTTTCGGTCAACCAGCTGAAAAGAAGGCTGTGTATCTCAAGGAGGTTAGCCCTAGTCCCCTGGTCAAGTATGGTACTAGTTTTGTTCCTGAGAATGAAAAAAGTTTGGAGTGGAAAGACTATCTTAGCATGATTTATACCAATGATGCGGATGCTCGTGAGTCTTGGCCTAATGACTGCAA GGAGGTGGTGCTCGAGTATATAAATACGTCAACGGAGATGGTTCAAAAGGTACTAAAAGCACTCATCGGGAACCTTGGGGTAAAACTAGACGACTCAAGACTCCATGAACTTATGGGTTTTAATCTGGTGAACATAAACTTCTACCCGGCCTGTCCAAACCCGGACCTAACAGTAGGCGCGGGTAGTCACTCGGATGCAGGAATGCTAACAGTGCTTCTACAAGATGGCATTGGTGGATTATACGTGAAAAAAGGTGATCAAAATGCATCGGTGGGAAATGAGGTGTGGGTTGAGATTCCACCCATGCATGGTGCTTTGGTCATTAATGTTGGTGATTCTctacag ATTTTAAGCAATGGGAGGTACATAAGTGCAGAACACAGAGTGCGAACCACGGATGTAGAGTCAAGGGTGTCGGTCCCAAGATTCATCGCACCACTGCTCACCGTAAAAATTGGACCGTTTCCTGAGCTGGTGGCTCGTGATGGGGTGGCTCGATATAAGGAGGTCATATATGGAGAGTACTTGAAAAATTTCTTTGAGAAGTCACTTAATGGAAAGAAGTCACTTGATTTTGCATTACTTGATTAA
- the LOC118492469 gene encoding uncharacterized protein LOC118492469, whose amino-acid sequence MSKNRQLTADFISDQFLTLFKANPNWSAKDIQDAVKEKYKVIITKWLAYKAKCKASGKLHGSMKEHYSKLGSYLEALKEANPESTFELVTVPPEYYDMQSDAEVFFRLFICFDALKKGGMLLVAVGRDANNQMYPVAWAVVEGENNDSWTWFMTELKKCLEVLEEGKGWTLVSDQQKGLLNAVALVWANAEHRNCARHIYANWHKKFKGDDLKELFWRAARSYNIPDYKMAIADMKELDEEATQAFMSQNPKCFCRCYVSTEVKSDIIVNNMAETFNGYILQTRSKHIINMLEDIRVAIMSRLVTKHNEMSTKSVVVCPRIQKKLDKEKDWAYKCTVYPSSNTLFQVKYIDDVSVDIKHKRCSCRKWDLTGIPCQHVCAVAGFLHRNAEEFVHPSYTKDIYLKSYEFTIPPVPSDKYWPSIESPLEPPPVKVGPGRPKKNRKKDPHEVPKKGKLSRHGMFMRCGNCKAKGHTRKACTEASAESSKQTKKRGRPKKNQLASSSVTTVETGSQQQSQHSLATKKSRGRPRKAAKTTPEA is encoded by the exons ATGTCAAAGAACAGGCAACTCACTGCTGACTTCATATCTGACCAGTTCTTGACATTATTTAAAGCAAACCCAAATTGGAGTGCAAAAGATATCCAAGATGCAGTGAAAGAGAAGTACAAGGTTATCATTACAAAATGGTTGGCCTATAAGGCTAAATGCAAAGCTTCTGGGAAACTGCATGGGTCAATGAAAGAACATTACAGTAAACTGGGATCATATTTGGAAGCCCTTAAGGAAGCAAATCCTGAGTCAACTTTTGAACTTGTAACTGTCCCACCAGAATACTATGATATGCAAAGTGATGCAGAAGTCTTCTTTAGGCTCTTTATTTGTTTTGATGCTTTGAAGAAAG GAGGTATGCTACTGGTTGCAGTGGGTAGGGATGCAAATAATCAAATGTATCCAGTTGCATGGGCTGTGGTAGAGGGTGAGAACAATGACAGTTGGACATGGTTCATGACTGAATTGAAGAAGTGTTTAGAAGTACTTGAAGAAGGGAAGGGATGGACACTTGTTTCTGACCAACAAAAG GGTTTACTAAATGCTGTTGCTTTGGTTTGGGCCAATGCTGAGCATAGGAACTGTGCTAGGCACATCTATGCAAATTGGCATAAGAAATTCAAGGGTGATGACTTAAAGGAATTGTTTTGGAGAGCTGCTAGATCCTACAACATACCTGATTACAAGATGGCAATTGCTGATATGAAGGAACTGGATGAAGAAGCAACACAAGCATTCATgagtcaaaaccctaaatgtttttgCAGATGTTATGTTAGTACTGAAGTCAAGTCAGATATTATTGTGAACAACATGGCAGAGACCTTCAATGGTTATATTCTACAGACTAGATCAAAGCACATCATCAATATGTTAGAGGATATAAGGGTTGCAATCATGAGCAGGTTAGTTACAAAGCACAATGAAATGTCTACAAAAAGTGTCGTTGTTTGCCCTAGGATACAGAAGAAACTTGACAAAGAGAAGGATTGGGCTTACAAATGCACTGTATACCCTTCAAGCAATACACTATTTCAAGTCAAGTACATTGATGATGTTTCTGTTGATATCAAGCACAAAAGATGTAGCTGCAGAAAATGGGACTTAACTGGTATACCATGTCAACATGTATGTGCAGTTGCAGGTTTTCTTCATAGAAATGCTGAGGAGTTTGTTCATCCTTCCTACACCAAGGACATCTATCTCAAGTCCTATGAGTTTACAATCCCACCAGTACCTTCAGATAAGTACTGGCCATCTATTGAATCACCCCTAGAACCTCCACCAGTCAAAGTTGGTCCTGGTAGACCAAAGAAAAACAGGAAGAAAGATCCTCATGAAGTCCCCAAAAAAGGTAAACTTAGTAGGCATGGTATGTTTATGAGATGTGGCAACTGCAAAGCAAAGGGACATACTAGGAAAGCTTGTACTGAAGCCTCAGCAGAATCAAGTAAGCAAACAAAGAAAAGGGGGAGGCCCAAAAAGAATCAACTTGCTTCATCGTCGGTCACAACAGTTGAAACTGGCAGTCAACAACAGTCTCAGCATTCACTTGCAACTAAAAAATCCAGGGGAAGACCAAGGAAGGCTGCAAAAACAACCCCAGAAGCTTAA